acatatatgacATTATATGCAAAGCCCTGCGGTTCGATAAACTTTAATCAGCGGTTCAGAGACTGCGAATGATTCAATCAATTCAGTCTTTGTTGGGTCGACGTCCTATTCACAGCTCACACAACGAGATGCCGGGATCTAGGGTATTCGTATTTGTGAACTCTATTGTTCTATCCGTGCTAGGTAAGATGACCAAGGTTCTTGAGACGACACCAATTAAATTCCTCCTTCCTGAACTCAGCCATTGCGGTAGTGTGTGAAGAGGAAGCATGTGGCAGACTGGATGAGAGACAGCTCTACACGAACAAGGTGTACGCCGAGCAGGATGAGCAGCCATGGCTGGGTCGTCTTGTCTATAAGAACAGTAGTGAGGCATTCATATTTCATTGCGTAGCCGTGCTCCTCAATGCCCGGCATGCCCTGACCCCCGCCAGCTGTTTCTATCGAAACAAAAAACCACACACGCCCTATGCGGTTCTGTTCGACACTTCCGACTGTGAGTCCAGCACACACATAAAAATGTTCTCGATTGAAAAGTTTATTGTGCATCCCGACTACAATATCAACACACTTGGGGATGACCTGGCTGCTATCAGACTGGATCGCGATGTACCCTTCTCTATCTTTGCTCAGCCCATTTGCATGCCACAGCCCTGGGAAGGTCCAACTACTTTTGTTGCAACTAACGTGGACCTGATTGGTTACGATGGGCAAGACGGCAAGAAAATGCATAGCCGCCGCATCAAGACTTATGCGAACATTCGCGATAAGCAGTTTTGTAAGAAAAGCTACGAGTTAATCACGGAGCATCAGATGTGCGGACATGTTGAAGGAGCGGATCTGCAGTATGGGTCGGCTTTGGTAGGCGTTCGTGTGGAGAACGGCGTGCCCAAAAACTACTATCTTATCGGCAATTTGATCGGCAGATTTGAATCATACCTCGAAGCGCCATACCTGTTTATGTTTATTGCCCCATACAGTGATTGGATTTTGGATAATATTCAGGCAATTtgattttatatatatttttttaatatttatttttatttgaaaCACTTTTTGAATGTAAAGAGGAATCCATATATAGAGGACGTATATCACAAAGAGCATAGTGTGTAAATTTCAAATAAAACTAACATTTCCATCGAAAATTGGCTAAATGTTCGATATACATATGGAGCTATGCATAGTCCATTATAAAATAATCAGCTTTCCAAAACACATACCAAAAAGTGTGCAAACGGGTTCAATTTATTCGAAAGAATAAATGATTATGTTTACATTTTGTACCAGCAAAAATAGGACATTGAAATTCCATTTAAAAATAACCATCTCCGACCATGTTTGTGAGTTTGTGCATCTCCCCGTTCCGAACCCCCTTAGAACATTCTTAGATTTTAAGCTGCTCAGCAAAATTTTCAATCAGCTTAATACACGCTTGGGCTGCCATAAATGCATTCATCACAATATGACCATACCCTTTGTTTCCATGCGTCTTTCACCTGAGAAAATGATATCTGCAGGAGGTGCACCCATCCGCTGCCCAGCCCACCTATTGATGTGCCACCCACTTCATATTGATTATAATTAGTTCGACTCCTCCTCACCTCGTCGCTGAAATTGTTGTGTTATCGCACGGTGGCAGCATTCAGAACTCCAAACAACTTATAAGCTTATTACTCGCTGGGGCATACATAAATGCATCAATCCCTAAATGGTCAACGAGCATGGAgcagaaacacacacatagtCCTGTCGCTAACAAAAGGACATCTGAAGAAGTTGCAGGAGCCAATCTAGGCAAAGAGGTTCCTTGGACTAAACAAAATATTTGCGGTCTCTCCGAAGTGAGGTTTGAGGTGTACGGTGAGGCTTGTAGCTGCTGTGAGGTGGCCTAGGATTTTTGGAGTCCGCCGAAAATTAGGCACCGTCTAACGAGCGGCAAGACAAAAATTCTCTTTAATAGTTGGCAAAGAGGGCGAGGGATCAGAGAGTGGGTCAGAGCCAGGTCAAACTTCCTCATCGAAGAAAAGCGGGTTCGAAGTAGAAGTTCGACATTGTCATTGGGACGCCGTTGCAGCATTCCAAGCTTGGTCGACAGCGTTAAATGGTGTTCAACAAGTACCCTCTAAAGTGGCAGAATGATTATAATATtcaaaaagagagagaaaccCATTGAAACCAATAGGTGAAATATATCCCTGACAGTGAAGCGTTAGTTAGTGATATACACACTTTCGACGAGGCACCCGTTTGGGTAAGTTAAGATAAAGAAACCGAGCGAAAGTGTATAAATGTGTGTTCCATGTGTGTGGAATTTGCCCTAGGTTGGAATTTGGAGGAGGTCCGTCTTCC
This region of Drosophila miranda strain MSH22 chromosome 2, D.miranda_PacBio2.1, whole genome shotgun sequence genomic DNA includes:
- the LOC108157727 gene encoding CLIP domain-containing serine protease 14D-like isoform X1, whose product is MIQSIQSLLGRRPIHSSHNEMPGSRVFVFVNSIVLSVLAIAVVCEEEACGRLDERQLYTNKVYAEQDEQPWLGRLVYKNSSEAFIFHCVAVLLNARHALTPASCFYRNKKPHTPYAVLFDTSDCESSTHIKMFSIEKFIVHPDYNINTLGDDLAAIRLDRDVPFSIFAQPICMPQPWEGPTTFVATNVDLIGYDGQDGKKMHSRRIKTYANIRDKQFCKKSYELITEHQMCGHVEGADLQYGSALVGVRVENGVPKNYYLIGNLIGRFESYLEAPYLFMFIAPYSDWILDNIQAI